One window of the Trachemys scripta elegans isolate TJP31775 chromosome 13, CAS_Tse_1.0, whole genome shotgun sequence genome contains the following:
- the CCL22 gene encoding C-C motif chemokine 22 produces the protein MNSLTTALLVIFLLGLSLQRIHAAPQGILEDTTCCTGVTKGPIRFANLRSFYWTSPGCRKPAVVFVTVQNREVCAAPEAKWVQAAIRRLRKKK, from the exons ATGAACAGCCTGACGACAGCGCTTCTGGTGATTTTCCTGCTAGGGCTTTCCCTTCAGCGCATCCATGCAG CTCCACAAGGTATCCTGGAAGACACAACCTGCTGCACTGGCGTCACTAAGGGACCCATTCGTTTTGCTAACCTGAGGAGTTTCTACTGGACCTCTCCGGGGTGTAGAAAACCTGCTGTGGT GTTTGTGACTGTCCAAAACAGGGAAGTCTGTGCTGCTCCAGAGGCCAAGTGGGTACAAGCTGCAATCCGGCGCCTGAGGAAAAAGAAGTAA